One stretch of Hevea brasiliensis isolate MT/VB/25A 57/8 chromosome 12, ASM3005281v1, whole genome shotgun sequence DNA includes these proteins:
- the LOC131171348 gene encoding disease resistance protein RPV1-like, with product MGGIGKTTTTEVLFSQISDEFDVCYFLSNVRENAEKHELLHLRQKLFSKLVGDKHLSIQMLHVLPTIVLDILRRKKVFIVLDDVNDSEQLEALAGYHGWYGSGSRVIVTSRDKEVLVGGVDQIYKVEGLNYCDALQLLSVKAFKQEHPPEEFMKLAERVVNYDKGVPLALKVLGSHLCKRSPKEWEIVLKELKKIPISKIHKILKISYDSLEQTEKAVFLDIACFFKGQDKDRVEDILDGCDLTPSLGIIRLVEKCLVIVVNKKLEMHDLIQEMGQHIARHEHSRLWEFTKICDILAAKKVNKAVEGICLDTSKMGMIRLNSATFSQMPNLRLLKFFRHSNKKDSTPETFILESAKKNHLQHLPSKLSLLHWEEYPYSSLPLCFSMENLVLLNLEDSNVKRLWHGDKCPQKLKYLYLSRSKKLATLPNLSSAANLEQVDLKGCESLLEIPSSIQFLHKLTYLNLDDCINLRSLPSLLHLKNLK from the exons ATGGGCGGCATAGGAAAGACAACCACTACTGAAGTTCTTTTTAGTCAAATTTCTGATGAATTTGATGTTTGCTACTTTCTAAGTAATGTTAGGGAAAATGCAGAAAAGCATGAATTACTGCATTTACGACAAAAACTTTTTTCCAAACTTGTAGGGGACAAACATTTAAGCATACAAATGCTCCATGTGCTTCCCACTATTGTTCTGGATATACTTAGAAGAAAGAAGGTTTTCATTGTTCTTGATGATGTCAATGATTCAGAGCAGTTAGAAGCTTTAGCTGGATATCATGGTTGGTATGGTTCAGGAAGCAGAGTCATAGTAACAAGCAGAGACAAAGAAGTACTTGTTGGTGGAGTTGATCAAATATATAAGGTTGAGGGATTAAATTATTGTGATGCTCTTCAATTATTGAGTGTGAAAGCCTTTAAACAAGAGCATCCTCCAGAGGAGTTTATGAAGTTAGCAGAAAGGGTGGTAAACTATGATAAAGGTGTTCCTTTAGCCCTAAAAGTTTTGGGTTCACATCTATGCAAAAGATCTCCAAAGGAATGGGAAATTGTattgaaagaactaaaaaaaattCCGATAtccaaaattcataaaatattaaaaataagttaTGATTCGCTAGAGCAAACAGAAAAGGCTGTATTTCTTGATATAGCATGCTTTTTCAAGGGCCAAGATAAAGACCGTGTAGAAGATATACTAGACGGATGTGATCTTACTCCAAGTTTGGGAATAATTCGTTTAGTGGAAAAGTGCCTCGTAATTGTTGTTAATAAGAAGTTAGAGATGCATGATTTGATACAAGAAATGGGTCAACATATTGCTCGGCATGAACATAGTAGATTATGGGAATTCACAAAAATTTGTGATATCTTGGCAGCTAAGAAG GTGAACAAAGCAGTGGAAGGGATATGCTTGGATACTTCTAAAATGGGAATGATACGCTTGAATTCTGCAACCTTCTCACAAATGCCTAACTTAAGATTACTCAAATTTTTTAGGCATTCAAATAAAAAGGACTCGACTCCTGAAACCTTCATACTTGAATCTGCTAAAAAGAATCATCTGCAGCATCTTCCTAGCAAGTTGAGTTTACTACATTGGGAGGAATATCCTTACAGTTCTCTGCCTTTATGTTTTTCCATGGAGAACCTTGTTTTACTCAATTTGGAGGATAGCAATGTTAAACGGCTTTGGCATGGAGATAAG TGTCCTCAAAAGTTGAAGTATCTCTATCTTTCTAGATCGAAGAAACTAGCCACACTCCCAAATCTCTCCTCGGCTGCAAACTTAGAGCAAGTAGATCTTAAGGGGTGTGAGAGTTTGCTTGAGATTCCCTCTTCAATTCAGTTTCTCCACAAACTTACTTATCTTAATCTTGATGACTGCATAAATCTAAGGAGTCTTCCCAGTCTCCTTCATTTGAAAAATCTGAAGTAA
- the LOC131171349 gene encoding disease resistance protein RPV1-like translates to MASTSSLGFSSKTTYDVFLSFSGIDTRSNFTDHLHVALRRRSLTTFIDDVLERGEGISPALMKAIEESMISVVILSENYASSRWCLDELVKIIDCKKGMGRKVLPIFCHVDPSDVRKQTGKFGEAFGKVKEKFKQRLDIVEKWSTALMEAANLSGWDSKNYRLVFLELDQTGRLDWLNQELDQETGLV, encoded by the coding sequence ATGGCTTCTACTTCATCTTTAGGCTTCTCCTCTAAAACTACCTACGATGTTTTCCTTAGTTTTAGTGGTATTGATACTCGTTCAAATTTTACTGATCATCTTCATGTTGCTCTGCGCCGGAGAAGTCTTACAACATTCATAGACGATGTTCTTGAGAGAGGAGAAGGGATCTCGCCAGCGCTCATGAAAGCGATTGAAGAATCCATGATTTCAGTAGTGATTTTGTCAGAAAATTATGCGTCCTCTCGGTGGTGCCTAGATGAACTAGTGAAGATAATTGACTGCAAGAAAGGAATGGGGCGAAAGGTCTTACCCATTTTCTGCCATGTAGATCCTTCTGACGTTAGAAAACAGACTGGGAAATTTGGGGAAGCATTTGGGAAAGTGAAAGAAAAATTTAAGCAGCGCTTGGACATTGTGGAGAAGTGGAGCACTGCTTTGATGGAAGCAGCCAATCTATCTGGATGGGATTCCAAAAACTACAGGTTAGTGTTTTTAGAATTAGACCAAACTGGTCGGTTGGACTGGTTAAATCAGGAATTAGACCAGGAAACTGGTTTGGTCTAA